One region of Populus trichocarpa isolate Nisqually-1 chromosome 4, P.trichocarpa_v4.1, whole genome shotgun sequence genomic DNA includes:
- the LOC7461182 gene encoding UDP-glycosyltransferase 83A1, producing MGNPHILVIPYPEQGHIIPLLELSHCLASYGFKITFVNTQHNEERIRNASGLKVKGDTEDLIHLVSFSDGLESGEDRFKPGKRSETFLTLMPGKIEELIESINASDSDKISCILADQTIGWALELAEKKGIKRAAFCSAAAAMLVQGFSIPKLIEDGIIDKEGTPVKMQTIMLSPTMPAINTAQLVWACLGNMNSQKLFFALMVKNIQSMKLTEWLLCNSAYELEPGAFNLSPHIIPIGPLVASNRLGDSVGSFWQEDSTCLEWLDQQPPQSVIYLAFGSSTVLSPTQFQELALGLDLTNRPFLWVSRPDITNGTPNAFLQEFKDRVSPQGKIVTWAPQQNVLAHPSVACFVSHCGWNSVIEGVCNGVPFLCWPYFADQFFNQSYICDIWKVGLGFNKDEHGIITRGEIKNRVEQLLSNEEFKATSLELKETVMNSIKEGGSSYQNFKRFIEWIKA from the exons ATGGGCAATCCACATATCCTAGTTATACCTTATCCAGAGCAAGGCCATATAATTCCTTTACTGGAGCTTTCACACTGCTTGGCTAGTTATGGGTTCAAAATCACATTTGTAAACACACAACACAATGAAGAGCGTATCAGGAATGCATCGGGTTTGAAAGTGAAAGGTGATACAGAAGATTTGATACATCTAGTCTCGTTTTCTGATGGTCTGGAATCTGGGGAGGATAGGTTTAAGCCAGGGAAAAGATCTGAAACGTTCCTGACGCTTATGCCAGGAAAAATAGAGGAGTTAATAGAAAGTATTAATGCATCGGACAGTGACAAGATCAGTTGCATCCTTGCTGATCAGACTATTGGATGGGCCTTGGAACTTGCAGAGAAGAAGGGGATCAAGCGAGCTGCCTTTTGTTCTGCTGCAGCTGCAATGTTAGTCCAGGGATTCAGCATCCCAAAACTGATTGAAGACGGAATCATAGACAAGGAAG GAACCCCCGTGAAAATGCAGACAATTATGCTCTCACCAACCATGCCTGCAATAAACACAGCACAACTCGTATGGGCTTGTCTTGGCAACATGAATTCccagaaattattttttgcactAATGGTTAAGAACATCCAATCCATGAAGCTAACAGAATGGCTGCTATGCAACTCAGCTTATGAACTTGAGCCTGGAGCATTCAACTTGTCTCCACACATCATTCCAATAGGACCACTTGTAGCTAGCAACAGACTTGGAGATTCAGTAGGAAGCTTCTGGCAAGAGGACTCAACATGTTTGGAATGGCTAGATCAGCAGCCACCACAATCAGTCATCTATCTTGCTTTTGGAAGTTCAACTGTTCTAAGCCCTACTCAGTTCCAAGAATTGGCTCTGGGATTGGATCTGACTAATAGACCATTCTTGTGGGTTTCAAGGCCAGATATAACCAATGGAACACCTAATGcttttttacaagaatttaaAGACAGAGTGAGCCCTCAGGGTAAGATAGTGACTTGGGCACCACAACAAAATGTGCTGGCACACCCTTCTGTTGCTTGTTTTGTGAGTCACTGTGGATGGAACTCTGTCATTGAAGGTGTATGCAATGGAGTACCTTTCCTGTGCTGGCCTTACTTTGCTGACCAGTTCTTTAATCAAAGCTACATTTGCGATATTTGGAAGGTTGGATTAGGATTTAACAAGGATGAACATGGGATAATAACAAGAGGAGAAATCAAGAACAGGGTGGAGCAACTGTTGAGTAATGAAGAGTTTAAAGCAACATCATTGGAACTCAAGGAAACTGTCATGAATAGTATCAAAGAAGGTGGTAGTTCTTATCAAAATTTCAAGAGATTTATTGAATGGATCAAGGCTTAG